One part of the Budorcas taxicolor isolate Tak-1 chromosome 22, Takin1.1, whole genome shotgun sequence genome encodes these proteins:
- the TUBB6 gene encoding tubulin beta-6 chain, which yields MREIVHIQAGQCGNQIGTKFWEVISDEHGIDPAGGYVGDSALQLERINVYYNESSSQKYVPRAALVDLEPGTMDSVRSGPFGQLFRPDNFIFGQTGAGNNWAKGHYTEGAELVDSVLDVVRKECEHCDCLQGFQLTHSLGGGTGSGMGTLLISKIREEYPDRIMNTFSVMPSPKVSDTVVEPYNATLSVHQLVENTDETYCIDNEALYDICFRTLKLTTPTYGDLNHLVSATMSGVTTSLRFPGQLNADLRKLAVNMVPFPRLHFFMPGFAPLTARGSQQYRALTVPELTQQMFDAKNMMAACDPRHGRYLTVAAVFRGPMSMKEVDEQMLAIQNKNSSYFVEWIPNNVKVAVCDIPPRGLKMSATFIGNSTAIQELFKRISEQFSAMFRRKAFLHWFTGEGMDEMEFTEAESNMNDLVSEYQQYQDATADEGEEAFEDDEEEVNE from the exons ATGAGGGAGATCGTGCATATCCAGGCTGGCCAGTGCGGGAACCAGATCGGCACCAAG TTTTGGGAAGTGATCAGCGACGAACATGGCATCGACCCGGCCGGAGGCTACGTGGGTGACTCTGCGCTCCAACTGGAGAGAATCAACGTCTACTACAACGAGTCCTCGT CTCAGAAGTACGTGCCCAGGGCCGCCCTGGTGGACTTGGAGCCGGGCACCATGGACAGCGTGAGGTCTGGGCCTTTTGGGCAGCTCTTCCGGCCTGACAACTTCATCTTCG GACAGACTGGCGCCGGCAACAACTGGGCCAAGGGCCACTACACAGAGGGCGCTGAGCTGGTGGACTCTGTCCTGGATGTGGTGCGGAAGGAGTGTGAGCACTGTGACTGCCTGCAGGGCTTCCAGCTGACCCACTCGCTGGGCGGTGGCACCGGGTCTGGGATGGGGACCCTCCTCATCAGCAAGATCCGCGAGGAGTACCCTGACCGCATCATGAACACCTTCAGCGTGATGCCCTCGCCCAAGGTGTCGGACACGGTAGTGGAGCCCTACAACGCCACCCTGTCCGTGCACCAGCTGGTGGAGAACACAGATGAGACCTACTGCATTGACAATGAAGCACTGTATGACATCTGCTTCCGCACCCTGAAACTGACCACCCCCACCTATGGGGACCTCAACCACTTGGTGTCAGCCACCATGAGTGGCGTAACCACCTCCCTGCGCTTCCCGGGCCAGCTCAACGCTGACCTGCGCAAGCTGGCCGTGAACATGGTGCCCTTCCCACGCCTGCACTTCTTCATGCCTGGCTTCGCCCCACTCACCGCCCGCGGCAGCCAGCAGTACCGGGCGCTGACTGTCCCCGAGCTCACCCAGCAGATGTTCGATGCCAAGAACATGATGGCCGCCTGTGACCCGCGCCACGGCCGCTACCTGACCGTGGCCGCCGTGTTCCGGGGCCCCATGTCCATGAAGGAGGTGGATGAGCAGATGCTGGCCATCCAGAACAAGAACAGCAGCTACTTCGTGGAGTGGATCCCCAACAATGTGAAGGTGGCCGTGTGTGACATCCCACCCCGGGGCCTGAAGATGTCGGCCACCTTCATTGGCAACAGCACAGCCATCCAGGAGCTATTCAAGCGCATCTCGGAGCAGTTCTCAGCCATGTTCCGGCGCAAGGCCTTCCTGCACTGGTTCACGGGCGAGGGGATGGACGAGATGGAGTTCACCGAGGCTGAGAGCAACATGAACGACCTGGTGTCTGAGTACCAGCAGTACCAGGACGCCACGGCCGATGAGGGCGAGGAAGCTTTTGAGGATGACGAGGAAGAGGTCAACGAGTAG